The region TTTAATAGTGAATCTGGTGAATGGTACAGGGAGATGCTTATTATGTCAAACAGaagctaatttacataattgatgacCTTTTTAAATACCGCTGCGTTCAATGAAAGCACTTTAGAAAATATGGCATCtatcactgagaaagagaggaatatcgataaatATCATTGATTCAAATGATTTCATTTATATGATAGATTAAATCATACTATGATAATAATACTATACTGGTAAATgccagaatttttaaaaaggtATGTCTGGTACCTTaagtgaatctgatgattgacatagtgggatgcTAATCATGTAAAACAGGAACTAATATGTATTACTTAATATATAataaaataatacaaatttactgcgtttccaaaatctatccagttacaTGAGCAAACATTTCATTGCGTATCTTATTGGCTTGATGCCTAACCGTCATCGACATTTCATGAGAGGACTTCCATACATGTGGCCGATGTCACTAGGAAAGAGGGGAATATCCATAAATAGCATTTTAGCAAAGGAAGACTCAATCTGAATGATTAAGGAGAAAATGCAATATAATACTTTATTGGTAAATAGCGGGACTTTGCTTTATTCGGTAAGTTTAAAATTATATGGTGaatgtatgaggtcatggaaatCTATTTCTACATtaatacgccaaataacagttactcaagcaactggatatgattttggaatgaCATTAATAACTATTTTTTCAGAGCAAGTATTGCTATATATAGCCTTTTATTGTAGCGTTGGTCTCGATTTGCGAATCAGTTAAATCTTTTAAAACTAGAAAATAGGTGGATACAAGAGTTTGGTATAATAATTGTGTGAAAAAATGTCTGTCTTCTTCTATACTATGATTTATCTCAATTGATAAGAGCACCAATTATTATATCAAAAGGTGATTATCGCTGCATTGTAGATATAGTACCGTACATAAGAAAGTTAGACCTGTCCAAAGAACTTGGGTCaaatagctgatgaagaccgagtgatttACTTGAAATGccgataatttttttttttagttgaacaacagtttatttctccCTTAGAAAATTATATGTTAGATACTAAATGTTAGATATTAAATGTCAGATATTCCATAATCCGCGCGTTTTCAGAAAGGAGCTCAAAATAAAatcgtttcagtagtttctttcaagatcctttgtTATTAAAGAGTCTTAGGTTAATCTGTCATGTTGGTGTTTCAGAGCACATGCAATgtacattgcatctcataaagGTTTCTTGGTACGTGCAATGTGCACAGGGGATGCATTCCGCATTCTTTCattcctgcccccctccccaccaactTCATGAAATAGAAGCCACTTGTAAGCAAATATTATCCCTTGTCAAGCTGCTAGTGTTTCTGGTAAGTACATGCTCAATGTTCAGGGGGTGTCCAGATCCTTTTAAAATGAAAAGGGGGGATTCTAATTACTATCTTTATCTTCTTACTCCTATTTAGGGGGGTCTTTTCCATCAAATAaccatataatgttatacatctAAAGAAAGCTGAGAGCCTCTACAGTTTCAAACTTTAGCCTTTTATTAGTAGTAATGAATTGTTAGGGCAATAATGCAACACAATGTTTTTCATACCCTTTTTGTATTATATTATCTTAACCATATAATATAAAGAGTATGGGTATCAAACAAACAGAATTCCTGACAAAAGCAGGATTACATAAATATTTCATGAgaagaaaaaagtaaaaaaaggtgTACCTGTCGGTGAGATGATGACTATATATTTACCTGGGTGATGAACTGACTATTATTCAGCTGAATAGGTGATTCTTCACAACATATTACACTACACATTCTACctaatatataataatattaatATGGTGTTTAGTATACACTTGTTGTATATCAAGTGAAATTTAAGCTTAGAACCCATACTTTCTTCAAGAATGTATAACACTTGACAATTTAATCTATAAAAGTAACAAACAGGTAAAAAAGTAATAAAAGATACATTTTTCCACATTGTTTTCATACCATCCACTCTATTGTACCCATAGAACCACTTACAACTTGACCATACATTTCTTGAGATGTCCTTACATTACAACATGAGGATTACATATAACTTAAcataagtaaaataaaggcacaaTACAGGTATCATTATTGTGTCCCTAGAGTCACATACtttaggagcatcctcactaggtagctttaaacaacactttaATTTATATGTGGAAAGGCTAGGGGTGACAGATCATccagtgtaatacatgtatactgtaaccAGTATTAACTGTTGCTGTGCAATGTGCCGACAAAGCTTGCTGTAAAGGGTGGTTGTACCGGCTACTAGTATATCTACAAATGTATACGGATACAGATTGATGCAGATACACTAGAGGTGAGTATACAACAAGATATTGAAAGAAATCATTCATTTGGGTGCTGTAGCTTTATCCATGCCTGCTGATAGTCCTCCTCTGTATGATACAGCTCCATGCATGGTGTGATACACAAGGTCACCTGACACTGGTCACACTGGTAGGCAGACTCATGTCCAGATCTCTTCGCGACCAGAAATCCGTGTTCTCTGCGATACTTCCTCTCCGCAGGACAGCAGACCTTGCAGGTTCGAATTCTATTCTTGCCTCCCTCCGTTTGACCAATCTTCTCTAGGAAATGTCGCCCGGTCAGGCGCAACAGGCTGCTGGCACTAGGACCGCTTCTTCCCTCCTGTCCGACCCTCTCGTATCCCGAAGTGGAGATAAGCTCCTTGACTACTTCCTTCTGAAAATCCTTGTGTTCCAACAGAGCTTTCTTCCCGCGGGCGGACATGTACTCCTTTTGCAAGAGGTGGGCATTCACAATTGCAAGGCTTAACATGTGGAAAAGGGCCTTTTTCCACCACTTTAACCTGTACATGTTTGACCTGAAGCAAAGGTTGGAGTTGTCGAGAGCACACATGTACTGATTGTACTCTTGTTGACTCTCTGGCTTGGTGATTTCTTTCTCTGAGTGATGACGTTTGCCTGTAGAGGCAGACTTCTGAGTTCTAGACTTGCGGTTGCGCCGAGTTCCACGAGCCTTTGTCCCGGCATCACGGAGGTTGTGCCACAACTGTGGAGAAGTGTAGCAGTTGTTGTAGTGCAAAGTGTGGCCTTCCTGTAGGTACGGCTCCACGAGCTTTGACACTATGTCATGTCTCATACCTTTGGCTGAAAGTTCCTTTGTCTTCCCGCCATACAACTTGAACTGGCAACAGTACCCGTTTGTCGCGTCGCAAAGTTGATACGCCTTGAGTCCATCACCGTACTTGTCAGGCTTGTCTTTACAAAAGTTGGGGTGGCCGCGGAAGGGAACCACGCCCTCATCTACGCCAATCTGCTGTCCCGGGTTCCACATAGTCTTGAATCTCTCCACTAGGGTCTCGTATATTGTTCCCAGCTTGTGCATGGGGTTGTACTGGGGATGGCCACGGGGACTCAGGTCAATTACGGCATGTGACACCCTGTAATTACCGGTATTTTACATATATGGTTATAATTATTGTTTGCATGGTCATAACGCCGAGATATTTGACACACTGTTAGCGCTTCTTGGTCTGAATAAAATGAATATACAAAAGTTTTCATGTGACGGATTCTTGGGGTAAGAAATGgatattttggttaaaaaatgaCATGCTCACTTTATGTGCCTGAGCCCAGGTGGGGAAAGCAGTTTGAGTCTTGGTATTTTACAGGGTGTAAGGTGAAGCCTTACAGATTAAATTTGTCCGCGGCCTTTTCGACCCTTTTGAAGGTATCGCATGTATTTTGGGGCAAAAACGTAAAAAACTGGGATTTTTTTCGTATTTTCTGTGAACTATTGAATCTGTAAGCATTATCTTGATGATTACGAAAAAAAGCCTCGGATAGTTTGAAAGAGAAAGATGTGTCAAGTATTGATATAGTCCTTGTTTAAACAGTTTTGTTAATTTGAGCTGGGCTTGAGCCCGTAAAGTTGACTATGCGATTCGTCTAAAGCGCCGTGTCAAACATGGCGCAATGGGGGTACGGCCCACTcagcattgaccaatcagagaacgTTACCATTGgttacaaaatggcggacgccgGCAGAAATTTTGTACATCGtcgtttttcatttcttttaaagcCTCTTCCTGTGTTCCTGCAGTCAGGAAATCAACAGAAACAACGTTTTCGGATAGCTTATGCTTGACACATATGTATTTCACTTGATAGTCGtacaaaactgtaaatacagaGTTTAAGTAGACATTCAGCGTCTCGTTCAGAGCCTCTCGTGCCAAAGTTTCGGATGCTAACGCACATCGCAACTGAAGGAAACGAGAGCTGAAAAGCAAAGGGTGAAAAGGATGCTCTTAGCAAATGTGCATAAGGCACAGAGGCGCAATGGGCGAGAACAGACGTGGCAAACTTTTTGTCTACGGAAGGTTACAAGAAACGACAAGAGCGGCACATGGGCCAGTATTTCGAATCGCGTGAAAAGGcacaatgtctttttttcagaGATGTAGTGCAAAAGAAGTGCAAGATAAAGTAGGGCTGAGGGAGCCTAAACAACATGCACCATACTGGATGCACCTTTTGTTTGATCGAGATGAATTGTTGGACCATATGAAGTCATTGCCAAGTGGTAGTAAGGTAATTAGATACCGATCCCTGCAGTATCTGTTCCTACGAAAGGGTAGCTGCAGGTTGCAGTGGGATGATTCAGCAGTCACGTGTTACCTAGTTTTATACTGGTTACAATGCTCCtgtttgcagtgatttacaCTATTGATGTTTGGTTACCACAATAAAAGTTCATTTTACAAAGCAGTTATTCTGTATGTGCTCATTCACAATGTTGTGATTAAAAATGTAATATTGGATCATCAAGTGCAAAACAAACCTCCACAGTATCTAACAGAGGTGTATCATTATTCAACATGTCCCATGCATACAAAATACACCTCATGTATTCAACATGGTTGAATGAGTGAGTCCCTAATTGTTAGTGCAGACTGAATCACTCCGCCCATCCACAATTCAAGGAACtaaaaacacattaaacagGCTAAGTATAGGTTGTTGCTATGCTATTTCACAGAGTAGAATATCATAAAACATGATGGGAAGATCTAAGAATATCAAACTGTACACAAGTAAATTGACATGGATATATTAATTCTCTTCTTTATTTAAACACTGTAACATCATgtaaataaaatcacataatcttATCTGACTACATATAATGAATGTAATCTTTCAGGATAATGCTTTGAAATTCAGCTTTAAAGGTGAACTTTAAAATggcaaaaatgtaaaacaacatAACTTGTTAATATTTTGCTTTCCAACAAGCAATTTCAGCTCCATATATAGTATATACCATTTATTCTGACCTTAGCAAAATTAAGGCATAACTGAATAACATCAATGTATTTCATGTCATTGAATAAATGTTTGTGAATCAGAACATGTAAGGTCACATGGTATCAGAAATAACATGATTAAAGCTGTCCATCAAAGTATGCATGTATTTCCATTGGGAGTGGTGACATTCTGACTTATCACAGGTCCTTGGCTACAGCCTGAAGAGCTTTACTGTCCTTTCTGCAGAAGTACTTAGATAAGCAGAGTCCTCAGTGCTGTGTTGACATCCTTGAGCAAAGTCCTAcatcaaaagaaaatattttgaaaacctGAGGTTATATGACAACTATCAAATCATAGGATTCAATACTTGAGATTGCACAATAGCAATCACTGCATTAACAGGGTGGAAAGAAGATACTAGTAGATACACATTTATTGTTTAACCAAATACATAAACCTGTATTGTACCACATAATATACACTGTAAAGTAATTGTCATTGTGAATTTGTAGAATAAATGAAGTGTCTTTAACATGTGCTTCTTTCATTTCCTCCAAGCATGCAGATACTCTGATTTAAGGATAGATTATGGTGACTGACAgaattgtcaaatgtcacataAATGTTCCCAGAATGAAGATTTGCTATTCAAGGAGTCATCCAGCTACAATGTATAAGATATACTTAAACTTGGTGGCACGGTGGACTTGTGTTTAGGGTTGTTGAAGCTAGAAGTGTTGTCTTGGAATCCCTGACAGAACCCCAGGATACACCATTGTTAAAGGCACtttcacctatttcctcactggactcaggtgaaaaatggAAACCTAACTTTGGCTAGAGATGTTCTTTGGGTAGGCTGATAGAAGGAAGTCCCatgcatgtttgaggagagacaaaCCTTGAACCCTTTATTGAGAAGAATGGGGGACCAACCCAGTGAGAGTGGAATAAATCAGTccagaaatgtagcttgtgctGCAGTTTACCCACAGTATACAAACCTATCTCTAACCTTAATATgtagtacacatacacacacacacacacacacacattcacacacacacacacacacacacacacacacagacacacacacacacaacattttgtatatgCCATTGACTGAAATTGCAAGTGCTACAATATAGTATTACATAACCTACAGTCCCCCTCTATGTAATGAACTCCTAAGACAtaagaaaatggagtgtgtcATCTTTATCTACTTCCTAAGCTAAGATATAGTTAGTCCCTATCTCATAGCTTGCACAGCTACTCCCTAACTGGCTTTCTGTTCAGACTGTCTACTATTTTTAAAACTATGAGGCCATAGCAAATCATTACAAAATACCCCATCACAGCAGGTACTTCAATTCCTAATAGGAATTCACAATGAATACAACTTCATTCCTTAATGAATATAAAGCTAAACCCTCCATGATAAATGACAGGAGGTAATGTATGGTATTATACAtatgagaaataaacaaatatgccAAATGTATACTGCATGCATGGTtgtaatatacagtacatgcatgtagtTTGCAACAGCAACAAGTTACAGAAATGTTCAAAACATTTGCTCAACATCCATCCCATTTCCTGTCAGCTAGCTTGTGATACTACTAATTTTATATGTGCAGTGAGAGcaaataatagtaataacaacATGAACATTGACtttgacaagcaggtgttgttcataaagtggttgctggttgagtTAGACTGTTGTTTACCTGTGAAAAATGGATGTTTTGACTGCACACACATGTAACTTCATGTCATTTAAGTATGGGGCATGTTTTTGACTTATCTTATTTGTTCCAAGGGCATACATACTTAATTTAAGTTCTAGGCTATAGACTATATAGCCAGTCAGTCTATAAAAACTATAATAAGCATTCAAAAAGATGCATCCAATACATTCTTTTGGAGTTTGTCAAATCTGTCCAGCTAGGGAGAATTGCAagtatacatttcttgtcaaagACCATATATGCATGTAGTATCAATATCTAGGAACATGACTACTGTTCCACCTTAGGACAGTATGACTCCTTGCAAGGCATATGCCTTTTTGCTTTATCCATTCCCATTTCATAGATACAGACTTTGTCATTGATAAGGCACATTGGCTGAGAGTTATGTGTACAGTACAGTTATGTGGACAGTTATGTGTAAAGTACTACAGTACAGAAATAGACgtcaaacaaggacaacaacaacaacagtgctaCAGAGCTTGAGCCCCAGTCTCTACTGCTTTCTGTAGGCTCTGTAGCACTGTTGTTGTTCTCCTTATTTAACGTCTATTTCTGTACTGTAGTACACATAACTGTCCACATAACTGTACTGTGTACTGTACACATAACTCCCAGCCAATGtttcaaactaaattgcaagccagagTTGTTACATGCTGAACCGATAAATAAGCATTATAATTGCTACTCACCATTTCAAAGCCGCCCTATTGAGAGTGTTGGAAAACATTGTTTACACTGTCCTGGTGGTGGGTTCCTTGTCTGCATGCATTCCGTCAAGATGCCGTTCAAGAATCACCCGGGCCCGTATCCGAGCCGTGTACGTGAATAAATATTTACCTTCAAGATTGCATTCAGCTCAATATTACCCACATTACACTGCTCCCCTGGAGCCATATCCCACAGTTCACTTCTCCTATGTACTGCACTGATAATGATTACGTCTTTAGTGATGTCCCGAAATATAGTGCAATAAATGTTAAAATGTCGATGGGAGAAAGTACTTGAGGAATCATGTGCACTTTCTATAACATATGTTGGGATATTCAAGTTGCAATTTGCATGTGTGAGTCGGCCGGGACCCAGACAAGCCCACACACAATTTATCAAATTAGACACTTATGAACAACTTCCTTCGGATAGAAAAGCCTGTCTCTTTGCGATCCGTAATCAGTGACTTGAAGATGTTAGATTCATTACAAATGTTTGACTTCATTGACCAAATAAAAATGATCGGCTCGATCCCCCGGCCACATGGCCGGAATAAAACACAGTGGAAAGCCACCATGCTGCACGTACAGCTGTAACCTTTGCCCTCGCTGCGACTGAACCACGTTCGTGGTTATGACGTACCAGTTGGTATTAGTATTACGCTTAGATGATAACAAAGCCAATAGAAGACGTATAAAAACGTATTAAATAGTTTTTCAAGTGCCAAAAATGACGTGAAGTTCTTTTATTactgaaatacataatattcgATGTACCCCTCCAAAACCGTTTCGTAATGGAACGGTCCGAACTGTGTTCCAGCGTTTCGTTCGAGTGTCACAAGCCGTAATTGACCTGAGGATGGTAGGTGTAATTATCACTGAGATGGAAGAACTTCAAGATGAGGAGGAACCTGTCCCGTCTCATGATGGATGGGAAGAAGGGTGTCTCCATCACTTCATCCCTGCTCCAGTAGTCCTGGATGTCCTCTTGATACACAAGTCCCATCTCTATATTCAGCGCCAGGAAAGTCCTCATCTCCGCCTCGGAGATACCTTCATCAGGCCAACCGTGCACCCTGGAATAACCCTTATGGTCGGCTTTGGGGTTGGCCGCAAGGTAATCTCTGGCATACTTATTGGTTTGCTCTGTGCAGGTCTTGTAAACAGAGTCAGGCACCATGAGAGTCAGGAATTCCAGAGGTTTTGGGTCATCTGACAGTCTGACCTATGAAGGCAAAAGAAAAGAGAGCATGCAGTCAGTTTAGGATAAAAAGATATCAGAAACAACTATCTTATTCAAGAAACAAACCTTAACATCAGTTTTTCAAAAGGACAACATTGAACAGTATTGTCGATCACAGTAAGAAATAGAAAGCAGATTGAAGTTTATGATATAGAAATATTATCTATTATTGTCGTCGTATTTGTAGCAATATAGCCTTACAACTCTGGAGATTTAACCATAACCCTAatccaaccctaaccctaacattaagcctcaCTCTAAACATAACCTTATTAACTATATCCCTTGCCTCCTTGCATCCACACCCCACATCCTCTCaacacaacccccccccccccaccccacacaACTTGGAacaatcaacaaacaaaaaacatcccAGCAGCACTGCACTACTATAGCAGATTCATacccgaagaagaagaagactatatacatgtattatataagtatctaatgccagctcagaagaggactaaaaatagtcatgctttcaagtaccagagttatcagccaaagATTGATGTGTACAAAAATTTGTGTCTttcgagaaccatagtagaattcaaatggaactcgttgtcatcaagtactgtagaagcttcctcactaagtagctttaagaACGGTtccagtcagatatgcaaagactatgTGTAGCaggccgttcggtgtaatatagtaaccagctgctgccacgccgcgtgcctgcgaagctggtgtgttacgcctaatggtggTTGTACCAGCTactcagtatatatatatatacagatacagaagattaCACACAGTGGCCCTAGCTCATCTTGGCAACAATTTGGAAAGGCCCTTTTTTGGCACGACACTGGAAGCTGTCATAATCCCAAttgcaagatggcggcgcccatttGATTCGGACGAATGTGAATTATCGCGAAACTGTAAAAATGAAATCACC is a window of Branchiostoma lanceolatum isolate klBraLanc5 chromosome 8, klBraLanc5.hap2, whole genome shotgun sequence DNA encoding:
- the LOC136439539 gene encoding piggyBac transposable element-derived protein 4-like, encoding MHKLGTIYETLVERFKTMWNPGQQIGVDEGVVPFRGHPNFCKDKPDKYGDGLKAYQLCDATNGYCCQFKLYGGKTKELSAKGMRHDIVSKLVEPYLQEGHTLHYNNCYTSPQLWHNLRDAGTKARGTRRNRKSRTQKSASTGKRHHSEKEITKPESQQEYNQYMCALDNSNLCFRSNMYRLKWWKKALFHMLSLAIVNAHLLQKEYMSARGKKALLEHKDFQKEVVKELISTSGYERVGQEGRSGPSASSLLRLTGRHFLEKIGQTEGGKNRIRTCKVCCPAERKYRREHGFLVAKRSGHESAYQCDQCQVTLCITPCMELYHTEEDYQQAWIKLQHPNE
- the LOC136439540 gene encoding piggyBac transposable element-derived protein 4-like; the protein is MSIAEVVEELEGIATIDSGNEFPYWGEDSAESAESESDSEEDDGHRIRRRGETRVTATPTASNEPRLEGGDWPSLDSDGVPQGFSEHGGFSDQVRLSDDPKPLEFLTLMVPDSVYKTCTEQTNKYARDYLAANPKADHKGYSRVHGWPDEGISEAEMRTFLALNIEMGLVYQEDIQDYWSRDEVMETPFFPSIMRRDRFLLILKFFHLSDNYTYHPQVNYGL